The Deinococcus sp. Marseille-Q6407 genome has a window encoding:
- a CDS encoding winged helix-turn-helix domain-containing protein: MPKPRVVLPHQAKLLLDPDLLFALHALMREPLSVGDLAAQLGISGRRAYSTVDKLRRAGIAAQVGERRRRGRPIRLYQVPQPWLVPYTQTGAASVSEFFWQQYGDRLRHLVDLIAQAAMQDRDDWGYWLAAGRLELGTLDGPLPVSFAAPQLFTLRELRLGERDTDEFRAQLLALCRDYEARSHPDAPALALGLLLARGNWWETAPAPFK, from the coding sequence ATGCCCAAGCCGAGAGTTGTCCTGCCCCACCAAGCCAAACTGCTGCTGGACCCGGACCTGCTGTTCGCGCTCCACGCCCTGATGCGTGAGCCGCTAAGTGTTGGCGACCTGGCGGCACAACTCGGCATCAGTGGGCGGCGGGCCTACAGCACCGTGGACAAACTCCGGCGCGCCGGCATCGCCGCGCAAGTGGGCGAACGCCGCCGGCGGGGCCGCCCCATCCGCCTTTATCAGGTGCCGCAGCCCTGGCTGGTGCCCTATACCCAGACCGGCGCCGCCAGCGTGAGCGAGTTCTTCTGGCAGCAGTATGGCGACCGCCTGCGGCATCTGGTAGACCTGATTGCGCAGGCGGCCATGCAGGACCGGGATGACTGGGGGTACTGGCTGGCTGCGGGGCGGCTGGAATTGGGCACGCTAGACGGCCCCCTGCCGGTCAGCTTTGCCGCGCCGCAACTGTTCACCCTGCGGGAGCTGCGCCTGGGCGAGCGCGACACCGACGAATTCAGGGCGCAGCTGCTGGCGCTGTGCCGGGACTATGAGGCCCGCAGCCACCCGGACGCCCCCGCGCTGGCCCTCGGCCTGCTGTTGGCACGCGGCAACTGGTGGGAAACGGCCCCGGCGCCTTTCAAATGA
- a CDS encoding lipoate--protein ligase — protein MYYIRNADNHDVTVNLALEAYLIRHRLVDGPLLLFYINDPCVIVGRNQNTIEEIDRDYTESHGVPVVRRFSGGGAVYQDQGNLCYCFIKDDDGSFRDFGSFTGPVVEALQRMGASDAALRGRNDLVIGDQKISGNAMYVSGGRMTAHGTLLYDVNLENVAAALRPPREKIESKGIKSVRARVTNIRPHLAPEYQRLSTGEFRDEILRQLAQQSGGEATEYQLTQHDWQEIEKIRQEYFLNWDWNFGRSPDFTLERRRKFTGGLIDVRMNVEEKHIKDIRIYGDFFALDDVTDLERALTGVPYRPEDIEAALAPFDLSRYFGAVEREEFLRLVI, from the coding sequence ATGTACTACATCCGCAACGCCGACAATCATGACGTGACCGTCAACCTGGCGCTGGAAGCTTACCTGATTCGCCACCGGCTGGTGGACGGGCCGCTGCTGCTCTTTTACATCAACGACCCCTGCGTGATCGTGGGGCGCAACCAGAACACCATCGAGGAAATTGACCGTGACTACACCGAGTCGCACGGGGTGCCGGTGGTGCGCCGCTTCTCGGGCGGGGGCGCGGTGTATCAGGACCAGGGCAACCTCTGCTACTGCTTTATCAAGGACGACGACGGCTCTTTCCGGGATTTCGGCAGTTTCACCGGGCCGGTGGTGGAAGCCCTGCAGCGAATGGGAGCCAGCGACGCCGCGCTGCGTGGGCGCAACGACCTGGTGATCGGGGACCAGAAGATTTCCGGCAACGCCATGTATGTTTCGGGCGGCCGGATGACCGCGCACGGCACCCTGCTGTACGACGTGAACCTGGAAAATGTGGCAGCCGCGCTAAGACCTCCCCGCGAGAAAATCGAATCCAAAGGCATCAAGTCGGTGCGGGCCCGCGTGACCAACATCCGCCCCCACCTGGCGCCCGAGTATCAGCGCCTCAGCACCGGCGAGTTCCGCGACGAGATTCTGCGGCAGCTGGCCCAGCAGAGCGGCGGCGAGGCCACCGAGTATCAGCTGACACAGCACGACTGGCAGGAAATCGAGAAGATTCGCCAGGAGTATTTCCTGAATTGGGACTGGAACTTTGGCCGCTCGCCCGACTTCACGCTGGAGCGCCGCCGCAAATTTACCGGCGGACTGATTGACGTGCGGATGAACGTGGAGGAAAAACACATCAAGGACATCCGCATCTATGGTGATTTCTTTGCTCTGGACGACGTGACCGACCTGGAACGCGCCCTGACTGGCGTGCCCTACCGCCCTGAGGACATTGAGGCGGCCCTGGCGCCCTTCGACCTGAGCCGCTATTTCGGGGCGGTGGAGCGAGAGGAGTTCCTGCGGCTGGTCATCTGA